A part of Osmerus mordax isolate fOsmMor3 chromosome 10, fOsmMor3.pri, whole genome shotgun sequence genomic DNA contains:
- the rsl1d1 gene encoding ribosomal L1 domain-containing protein 1 produces MAEKVEDVVLDQAQVKKAVQALQAFLKTTSTQDTLLEESHQFSLLFTLWKIPKQAQTIRIPLPHGLRSDVDEVCLFTRDEPKMTSDQTQRFYKKLLEERGVKNITEVIPYKVLKTEYKPYEAKRKLLGNFEMFLSDDRIRRLLTSHIGKHFYERKKDPLSVNLQSKNLARDIQRLIQGSTMKVSKKGSCCMARVAHSGMTTEEVTENIEATVSTVVNKLRLKGKGIKVIHLKSQSSVALPIYTSDLSHLTIIEDAQREARKAKKASSKLQRAKKQKTSTEKTEAEEEIPELVPIVTPSKKAKLQTPPKKKKVLEKAPKPPVGKKGQKAKAKMAKKKGTRPPSQKIKRKVVKS; encoded by the exons ATGGCAGAGAAAGTAGAAGATGTAGTCTTGGACCAGGCGCAG GTGAAGAAAGCTGTTCAGGCGTTACAGGCGTTCCTGAAGACCACGTCCACCCAGGACACTCTTTTGGAGGAAAGCCATCAGTTCTCCCTACTCTTCACCCTCTGGAAGATCCCTAAACAGGCCCAAACCATTCGCAT TCCCCTGCCTCATGGTCTGCGTTCAGATGTAGATGAAGTGTGCCTGTTCACCCGAGACGAGCCCAAAATGACCTCTGATCAGACCCAGCGGTTCTACAAGaagctgctggaggagaggggtgtcaaGAACATCACAGAG GTGATCCCGTATAAAGTGTTGAAGACAGAGTACAAGCCATATGAGGCCAAGCGCAAGCTGCTGGGGAACTTtgagatgttcctttctgatgaCCGTATACGCCGCCTGCTGACCTCCCACATTGGCAAACACTTCTATGAAAGGAAGAA GGATCCTCTATCAGTGAACCTGCAGAGCAAAAATTTGGCCAGAGACATCCAGAGACTTATCCAGGGCTCCACCATGAAGGTGTCCAAGAAGGGCAGCTGCTG CATGGCTCGTGTGGCCCACTCTGGGATGACCACGGAGGAGGTGACTGAGAACATTGAGGCCACAGTCAGCACAGTCGTCAACAAACTACGCCTG AAAGGAAAGGGAATCAAGGTAATCCACCTGAAGAGCCAATCCTCTGTGGCTCTGCCCATCTACACGTCTGATCTTAGTCACCTGACTATAATCGAGGATGCACAGAGGGAGGCCAGGAAGgccaag AAGGCCTCCAGCAAGCTGCAGAGAGCCAAGAAGCAGAAGACGTCCACAGAGAAGACGGAAGCAGAGGAGGAAATTCCAGAGCTGGTTCCCATAGTAACGCCCAGCAAGAAGGCCAAACTGCAG ACACcacccaaaaaaaagaaagtactGGAGAAGGCACCTAAACCACCAGTAGGGAAGAAAGGACAGAAAGCTAAAGCCAAGATGGCCAAGAAGAAGGGTACAAGACCCCCTTCCCAGAAAATCAAAAGGAAGGTGGTCAAATCctaa